From the Allorhodopirellula heiligendammensis genome, one window contains:
- a CDS encoding 50S ribosome-binding protein YggL, producing MRKRLRKKRRLGEFREDCFELTFEMSPTLNDDESDCLTDAFIDMIESNGLQFGGGGNDRWSGIVQGPYRGSATESDRQTVLTWLNQHLDVLNSQAGPLRDAWYGWSS from the coding sequence GTGAGAAAACGCCTGCGTAAGAAACGGAGACTCGGCGAGTTCCGCGAAGACTGCTTTGAGCTGACATTTGAGATGTCGCCAACGCTCAACGACGATGAAAGCGATTGCCTGACGGACGCGTTCATTGACATGATCGAGTCCAACGGTCTTCAATTTGGCGGCGGCGGGAACGATCGCTGGTCCGGAATCGTCCAAGGCCCATACCGTGGGTCGGCGACCGAGTCCGACCGGCAAACCGTACTCACCTGGCTCAATCAGCATCTGGACGTACTGAACTCACAGGCTGGTCCGCTACGTGACGCGTGGTACGGTTGGTCGTCATAG